The DNA sequence ATCAGGTATAGACCTTCCTATTCTGCTCTGCACACGAAATACAGCCTCTTGCACGGGAGATACTCTATCATCTGGGTGCTGCGATTATTAATCTAGTATCAGCATAAACAGGAATACAGCTCCATAACAATAGTTCAAGAAAaaaaggggggaggggggagaTACTAGCACCATACCGCTGGACCAGATATGACAATAATGCAATGCTCTGAATCTGGACTGCCTTCTATAACCTTAATTTCACTAGCTGTCTCCTGTTGCACAGCCTTTATGATTGCTCCACCTTTACCAATAACATTTCCTACTCTTTCAGCATGACACAATAAACGGAAAGTAAGCATCTCCTGTGAAGGCCTCATGCGTCCATGTATGGCACCTTCATGAAATTTGGGAATTACAGGAGGACCAGGATGAAAAACAGAAATATCATGAGGTCCTGCAGCAAAAGGCGCTCCTTGAGCAGCAAGAGAACGGTTATGTGGTGGGAATTGACCAGATGAATGAGAAGATGGTCCTGTAGGATTGGCACGAAGAGGTTCATGATCCCGAGGTGGATTTTCCAAAAGTTGTTGAGAAACAGATTGAAGAGCTTTCCTGACGACATCAATTCCACCCGTGATCTACATCACAGCATACATATGAAAAATAATGCTAAAACAGCATGAAGAGGGTTTAAACAGGGTACTATGCATACATGCAAAAGCACACATACAGAAGTAAGAAGTTACATTTAAGTTTTGACAGTGAATCAAATAGTATTTGACCAAGCAAACAATCCTGCAAGGTCTTTGCAACTTCAAATAACATTAACAATGGTAGTTTTGTACAATGAGATGCACTTTTTTGCTGTTTTAGTTCAGACAGAGTGACAATCATTTACCTGAACAAGCTCATCAGAATCCGATGCACACAGTGGAAGTTTGTCCCTTGGAAGGATCCGAATCTGTGCCCCACTATCAGCTGACATTTGCTTTATTACGCTACCACCTTTCCCCAGAAGGCATCCAACTTGACTAGAAAGGACAAGTAGCCTAAAAACAAAGGACAAAGATTTACTACCTTCTTTATCCCCCTCTGTTGTCTCCTCCATTCCTTCAACCATCTTCTCAAAAACCAGCGAGAGAGCCTTCCGAATGGCAGAATGCCCCTTCTCGCTCTTCAAATCTTCAACCGGAACAGACCCCTTATCCTCATCATTGTCTGCATCGTCTTTTGCCCCAATCTCCTTCTCCTTGCTCTcagcttcatcatcatcatttttattgttgttgttattgttattaaccTCCCTTCCTTGGTCAGTGacttcctcagtctccttatcagaACCTAGAATAGTAATAACCCTCTCATCACATCCAGGTACAGCTTCCTCAATCTTAACCTTCACACCAGTTTCCTGTCGGATTTGTGTCACGGTGACACCACCTTTGCCGATAACACTCCCAATCCTCGACGCGGAGCAGAGCAACCGGAAAACAACACTTCCCGGAGCAAAATCCAACGGCGGAAAACCAGTTCCTGACTTTTGGCGTTTCGCTTTCCCATTTGGCTCCGCATTTGGCCTCTTAGACGATGTCATTGGAAACTAACACTGATAATAAACAATGTGGCACACCTATTTTCACACCATAGCATCAGCATTATCACTAACtaacacaagcacacacatataATAACTACAATTCAAACCACAAGCTTCtgtgccaaaactattcaagaagtGAATTGAATTGAACAAACATTTAATTGCCAAATTCAGCTAAGCAATAAAGTACTTATCAGGATGTTCAACTTTTAAGTACGGCAAACAATAGaatttaatgaaagaaacatTCAAGAAAAAAGGAAAACGAAACGAGAAATTGAAAAACAGCATGCGTATTATTGAAACCTTGAGGAACGAAATCGCGAGCGAGAGCGAAGGGAACCGAAGGGagaacgaagaagaagaaagcgCCGTATGCGGCCGGCGTCAGCGATGTGATATGAGACGGAAAACCCCCAAAGTTAcagaaatttttccacttttttctttttctttttgttttctttcaagcTTTTTTCCAGTGAGAGTCAGTGACCAAAACCTCTTGGGATTTGGGCTCCGTATGGGCCACTATTATTGGTTGAGCCCATAATAATTGGGCCAAAAAATTATAAGACctctttgaaaaattttattttttatgtctattttatttgtattttgattaatttattattttgtttttcatagtATCTCTCAATCTATTgggtaactaacttaattaagctccttttgataaaataacttaaacaataaatgactctgttaaaagtaacttataaataagttattttgtatttgaatttttaactctaaaagtgcttattttaaagaaatataatgaaaagtagaagtattatgagagaagtcattttttttaacttctctataagctccaaaatagcttcttagaaagttacaatttgattttgaaaattgaacccgacattaatactactacttttcataagtcaaaagttaaaaaaagttacTTCTAGAGTTTCCCAAACGGGCCCTAATTCATAACAAAATTCTAACATTTACTTAAGCTGACGAGTGATTAACCACTCAAAAAATCCAAGTTAATCCATTCGTATcttaattaaatactaaaaaatcaatcctcattttttttttgtccacGGTATCCCTCAGTCCGACaggccaaggactaatccgtcgtggatcggagctccatttaagggtctaaggcgggattcgaacttcCGACACTTATTTAAGCGGACAAGTGAGCTAACCACTTGACCAACCCAAGTCGGTTaattcaatcttttttttttggacgtgTAATTCAATCTTgattttatacatataaaaatgctttaaaattttatgtccaaaaaaaaaacccGTTATTGTGCTCGACACTAGAGGCCCTTCTGAGAACGAGAAAAATGTTTGTTGAATTGGAGCCCATTCCTCTATTCAGTTTCacttttttagtttttgttttcatggttttgtaaaaaattaaaaataaaatataaaaataaaaaaaaaaaatttttctttttaatattttctcctttttcttttgaaaattataaaattcaaaatgcaaTGCAAACTAAATAGGCTCTTGTTCTTAAATCACAGTTCATTTCTTTGTTCCTCAGGCATAAGATTCTTTGTTACTGAAggagtcctttcttacaaaaggttttaaaaaaatagtattgttagcgaaataatatttaaatttattttatttgatataatatttataattttatatatatataatatctataattttatatttattatatttaatattatataattattttagtgATAATTAATggatattaaataagataattttaaataatttaaaataaatttttattattttttaaatattattgaaaaaatttatgAACATGGTGGACAGGGATAAAGGTGACACACAAAATAAATGCATGCATAAAACGAAAAGTTTTCTACATTGAAGTGCACTCAACATTGATTATTTGAAATTCCTTTTTGGGTTGAGTCAATTCTTTTAATATAACGCTAAACTATTCTGAATCCTTTTGTGCAATGAAAGCACAACACAAGAAAAAGATGTAGCATTATTATGGAGTAATAATGCATTACAACTAAATAAAGGTGAAAGAGTACCTAGGCTATtctgaatcttttttttttttttttttttgccataagATGGCGGAGAAACACATCAATTATAAAAGGGGCTTTAAAATGTCCCACAGGGAACATCATTCATTTAAACTATAAAGATTAATATTATGATGGAGTGCTTTGTTTCTTGCTTCTTTTGTCACATTGTATTCGAGtaaatgattaaattagttactaaaagattattcattatttaaattgaattttaaaatatgtttttaattaaatttattttttaaatattttaaattaatcatgttaGTTCTTTTGTAACTTCTATTACTAATAGTGTCAGAATTTGTTGATGTAAACGTTAAGTAACATCACAACATATACCTAAtagtcttaattgactattaatctaactaatttatgaaattaaattaaatcaaccCCAAATTGAGAGATTCTAATATCTCAAATTCTCCTATCAATTAGATttttatttgatctaatttcataaatttattatgttaatagtcaattaaaattCTTAGGTGTATGTTGTGGTGTCACTTAACGTGCCAGATTAACAAATTTTGACACCATCAATAAAGAAAGTGACGAGAGAACTAACATGACtaattaaaaatctttaaaagatgaatttaattaaaaaaatctttcgagaaccaatttaaaaattgagtgatcttttagagactaatttaaccATTTACTCTATTGTATTCAAGTACTGCTTTTGGTACATTTGTTTTCTCAACATTCTctgaattaaaataacaattttttttttacggaaagaaacatttttcattcattaAAAAGTCAAACTGTACTTACAAATATCATAGAAATATTAGTTCTATATCAATAATAATCTAATAAATATCTTATATATTGAACTATAATTTGATAGAGAGTCCTTATACTGTACAAATGTAAATGTGTACAGATTTACAGAGATTCTATTTTAACTATACTTTTTTTGACATGTGTCCATCTTTTGTCTTGTAAATGAAAAGTTGGCTCATAGCTTGGTTTTGAAGCCTGAAAATGAAACAAgtctatttatttaaaaatttgtatatgGTTCACCTACAAATGCATTGAATTTTATACAAGTGTCTTAATAATTGATagcattgtttat is a window from the Arachis hypogaea cultivar Tifrunner chromosome 17, arahy.Tifrunner.gnm2.J5K5, whole genome shotgun sequence genome containing:
- the LOC112765055 gene encoding RNA-binding KH domain-containing protein RCF3, which encodes MTSSKRPNAEPNGKAKRQKSGTGFPPLDFAPGSVVFRLLCSASRIGSVIGKGGVTVTQIRQETGVKVKIEEAVPGCDERVITILGSDKETEEVTDQGREVNNNNNNNKNDDDEAESKEKEIGAKDDADNDEDKGSVPVEDLKSEKGHSAIRKALSLVFEKMVEGMEETTEGDKEGSKSLSFVFRLLVLSSQVGCLLGKGGSVIKQMSADSGAQIRILPRDKLPLCASDSDELVQITGGIDVVRKALQSVSQQLLENPPRDHEPLRANPTGPSSHSSGQFPPHNRSLAAQGAPFAAGPHDISVFHPGPPVIPKFHEGAIHGRMRPSQEMLTFRLLCHAERVGNVIGKGGAIIKAVQQETASEIKVIEGSPDSEHCIIVISGPAHPDDRVSPVQEAVFRVQSRIGRSIPDPKEHNMLARLLVSSNQIGCLLGKGGSIITEMRKLSGAHIRILGKDKVPKCASEDEEVIQISGEVEAVHDALLQVTTRLRHHFFRDAFPSINYPSNSPFLDQGPPFPPYFGRRGLSPPRMYSNLGPPPHGGFPLDDGPPFINNIRRPGIPPHLSERKPWGPQGLLEGGGPMGLPDFPGGPHRRIPGFASGGQPIITSTTVEVVVPRKLVPVIYGEDGECLKQILEISDANIKFMDPKPGAVETKIIISGTPEQTHAAQSLIQAFVLSETESG